One window from the genome of Macadamia integrifolia cultivar HAES 741 unplaced genomic scaffold, SCU_Mint_v3 scaffold512, whole genome shotgun sequence encodes:
- the LOC122068978 gene encoding phosphopantothenoylcysteine decarboxylase-like isoform X1, with translation MWNLQLLFEDMKLKYQKLKVMAHVESTVSSEREPIQNSAVPGKPRILLAASGSVAAIKFGSLCHSFSEWAEVRAVASKASLHFIDKASLPQDVVLYSDEDEWSSWKKIGDNVLHIELRRWADVMVIAPLSANTLGKIAGGLCDNILTCIVRAWDFSKPLFVAPAMNTFMWNNPFTQRHLDSIELGVSLIHPITKRLACGDYGNGAMAEPSVIYSTVRLSLESAAQATGGTGLHLPVL, from the exons A TGTGGAATCTGCAGTTATTATTTGAAGACATGAAATTGAAGTACCAGAAATTGAAG GTTATGGCCCATGTAGAATCAACTGTTAGTTCAGAAAGGGAACCGATACAGAATAGTGCAGTTCCTGGGAAGCCCCGAATTTTATTAGCTGCAAGTGGAAGTGTAGCTGCAATAAAGTTTGGAAGTCTGTGTCACTCATTTTCTGAATGGGCAGAAGTTAGAGCAGTTGCCTCCAAGGCATCTTTACACTTTATCGATAAAGCATCACTTCCTCAGGACGTTGTTCTTTACAGCGATGAGGATGAATGGTCCAGTTGGAAGAAAATAGGTGACAATGTGCTTCATATTGAGCTCCGCCGATGGGCTGATGTCATGGTTATTGCACCCTTGTCAGCGAATACACTTGGCAAg ATTGCTGGGGGCTTGTGTGACAACATCTTGACATGCATAGTTCGAGCCTGGGACTTTAGTAAGCCGCTTTTTGTTGCACCAGCGATGAATACCTTTATGTGGAACAATCCTTTCACACAACGGCATCTTGATTCAATCGAGCTTGGTGTTTCTCTGATTCATCCAATCACTAAGAGATTGGCTTGTGGGGATTATGGCAATGGTGCAATGGCAGAACCTTCTGTCATCTACTCTACTGTGAGGCTTTCTTTGGAATCAGCAGCACAAGCAACTGGTGGTACTGGTCTACATTTGCCTGTGTTATAG
- the LOC122068978 gene encoding phosphopantothenoylcysteine decarboxylase-like isoform X2 → MKLKYQKLKVMAHVESTVSSEREPIQNSAVPGKPRILLAASGSVAAIKFGSLCHSFSEWAEVRAVASKASLHFIDKASLPQDVVLYSDEDEWSSWKKIGDNVLHIELRRWADVMVIAPLSANTLGKIAGGLCDNILTCIVRAWDFSKPLFVAPAMNTFMWNNPFTQRHLDSIELGVSLIHPITKRLACGDYGNGAMAEPSVIYSTVRLSLESAAQATGGTGLHLPVL, encoded by the exons ATGAAATTGAAGTACCAGAAATTGAAG GTTATGGCCCATGTAGAATCAACTGTTAGTTCAGAAAGGGAACCGATACAGAATAGTGCAGTTCCTGGGAAGCCCCGAATTTTATTAGCTGCAAGTGGAAGTGTAGCTGCAATAAAGTTTGGAAGTCTGTGTCACTCATTTTCTGAATGGGCAGAAGTTAGAGCAGTTGCCTCCAAGGCATCTTTACACTTTATCGATAAAGCATCACTTCCTCAGGACGTTGTTCTTTACAGCGATGAGGATGAATGGTCCAGTTGGAAGAAAATAGGTGACAATGTGCTTCATATTGAGCTCCGCCGATGGGCTGATGTCATGGTTATTGCACCCTTGTCAGCGAATACACTTGGCAAg ATTGCTGGGGGCTTGTGTGACAACATCTTGACATGCATAGTTCGAGCCTGGGACTTTAGTAAGCCGCTTTTTGTTGCACCAGCGATGAATACCTTTATGTGGAACAATCCTTTCACACAACGGCATCTTGATTCAATCGAGCTTGGTGTTTCTCTGATTCATCCAATCACTAAGAGATTGGCTTGTGGGGATTATGGCAATGGTGCAATGGCAGAACCTTCTGTCATCTACTCTACTGTGAGGCTTTCTTTGGAATCAGCAGCACAAGCAACTGGTGGTACTGGTCTACATTTGCCTGTGTTATAG
- the LOC122068978 gene encoding phosphopantothenoylcysteine decarboxylase-like isoform X3 gives MAHVESTVSSEREPIQNSAVPGKPRILLAASGSVAAIKFGSLCHSFSEWAEVRAVASKASLHFIDKASLPQDVVLYSDEDEWSSWKKIGDNVLHIELRRWADVMVIAPLSANTLGKIAGGLCDNILTCIVRAWDFSKPLFVAPAMNTFMWNNPFTQRHLDSIELGVSLIHPITKRLACGDYGNGAMAEPSVIYSTVRLSLESAAQATGGTGLHLPVL, from the exons ATGGCCCATGTAGAATCAACTGTTAGTTCAGAAAGGGAACCGATACAGAATAGTGCAGTTCCTGGGAAGCCCCGAATTTTATTAGCTGCAAGTGGAAGTGTAGCTGCAATAAAGTTTGGAAGTCTGTGTCACTCATTTTCTGAATGGGCAGAAGTTAGAGCAGTTGCCTCCAAGGCATCTTTACACTTTATCGATAAAGCATCACTTCCTCAGGACGTTGTTCTTTACAGCGATGAGGATGAATGGTCCAGTTGGAAGAAAATAGGTGACAATGTGCTTCATATTGAGCTCCGCCGATGGGCTGATGTCATGGTTATTGCACCCTTGTCAGCGAATACACTTGGCAAg ATTGCTGGGGGCTTGTGTGACAACATCTTGACATGCATAGTTCGAGCCTGGGACTTTAGTAAGCCGCTTTTTGTTGCACCAGCGATGAATACCTTTATGTGGAACAATCCTTTCACACAACGGCATCTTGATTCAATCGAGCTTGGTGTTTCTCTGATTCATCCAATCACTAAGAGATTGGCTTGTGGGGATTATGGCAATGGTGCAATGGCAGAACCTTCTGTCATCTACTCTACTGTGAGGCTTTCTTTGGAATCAGCAGCACAAGCAACTGGTGGTACTGGTCTACATTTGCCTGTGTTATAG
- the LOC122068989 gene encoding protein transport protein Sec61 subunit beta-like translates to MVANGAAPPRGSAAAAASLRRRRSTGGETASGANGTMLQFYTHDAPGLKISPNVVLIMSIGFIAFVALLHVIGKLYLVPREAGRS, encoded by the coding sequence ATGGTTGCAAATGGTGCAGCTCCTCCAAGAGGCAGTGCTGCGGCGGCTGCCAGCTTGCGTCGGCGGAGGTCAACTGGTGGTGAAACTGCATCAGGGGCCAACGGCACAATGCTCCAGTTTTACACTCATGATGCTCCAGGGCTTAAGATTTCTCCTAACGTTGTGCTTATCATGAGCATTGGATTCATAGCTTTTGTTGCCCTTTTGCATGTCATAGGTAAGTTGTATTTGGTGCCTAGGGAAGCTGGGAGGTCTTAA